From the genome of Coleofasciculus sp. FACHB-T130, one region includes:
- a CDS encoding metalloregulator ArsR/SmtB family transcription factor, which produces MSTQKVSSQSFCAQKLKTLADSTRLEVLELLMSGPKHVGEMNAVLGLQQSLLSHHLKVLREEGFVTATRDGKAVLYQLDPAIQRTNADRAIDLGCCLVSFDSNT; this is translated from the coding sequence ATGAGTACCCAAAAAGTCTCATCGCAGTCCTTTTGTGCCCAAAAACTGAAAACTTTGGCAGATTCAACGCGGCTTGAGGTTTTAGAACTGCTGATGAGTGGCCCTAAGCACGTTGGCGAGATGAATGCGGTGCTGGGGTTGCAACAGAGTTTGCTATCGCATCATCTAAAAGTTTTGCGAGAAGAGGGTTTTGTGACGGCGACGCGAGATGGCAAGGCGGTGCTTTATCAGCTAGATCCTGCAATCCAGAGGACAAATGCTGATCGGGCGATTGACTTGGGATGTTGCCTGGTTTCGTTTGATTCCAACACATAA
- a CDS encoding phosphate ABC transporter substrate-binding protein, which yields MLAPLSLGLAACFWLQSCGKPPEGATQSSDKLQGKLVLTGSSTVAPLAAEMAKRYETQHLGVRIDVQTGGSSRGVADARQGVADIGMVSRSLKDSEKDLQAFTIANDGVSVILNQENPVKNLTDKQIVDIYTDKINNWKQVGGKDAPITVVNKAEGRSTLELFADHFKLKTTDIRADVVIGDNEQGIKTVAGNPNAIAYVSIGSGEYGVTHNTPIKLLPVEGVDASIANVSNGKFPLSRPLNLVTKTTPTGLQKEFIDFARSKDVQDIVKEQYFVPVAK from the coding sequence ATGCTTGCGCCGCTTTCTCTAGGGTTGGCTGCCTGCTTTTGGCTGCAATCTTGCGGGAAGCCTCCAGAAGGGGCAACCCAATCATCCGATAAGTTACAAGGCAAGCTGGTTTTGACGGGATCGAGTACGGTAGCACCTCTGGCGGCTGAGATGGCCAAGCGCTATGAAACTCAACATCTGGGAGTCCGGATTGACGTGCAAACAGGTGGGTCTTCGCGGGGAGTCGCAGATGCCCGTCAGGGGGTGGCAGATATTGGGATGGTTTCCCGAAGTCTCAAAGACAGCGAGAAGGATTTGCAAGCTTTTACCATTGCTAACGATGGCGTCTCGGTCATTCTTAATCAAGAGAATCCAGTTAAAAATCTGACGGACAAGCAAATTGTCGATATCTACACCGACAAAATCAATAATTGGAAACAAGTCGGCGGGAAAGATGCCCCAATTACGGTGGTCAATAAAGCTGAGGGTCGATCCACGCTGGAACTGTTTGCCGACCACTTCAAATTAAAGACAACCGATATTCGTGCCGATGTGGTGATTGGCGATAACGAACAAGGAATCAAAACCGTAGCAGGGAATCCCAACGCGATCGCTTATGTCTCCATTGGTTCTGGCGAATATGGTGTCACTCACAATACTCCGATCAAATTGTTGCCAGTCGAAGGGGTAGACGCCTCCATCGCCAACGTCAGCAACGGTAAATTTCCGCTTTCTCGTCCACTCAATTTAGTGACGAAAACTACACCCACCGGATTGCAAAAAGAATTTATTGATTTTGCCCGTTCTAAAGATGTGCAAGACATTGTGAAGGAGCAGTATTTTGTCCCAGTCGCGAAATGA
- the pstC gene encoding phosphate ABC transporter permease subunit PstC: MSQSRNEAILVWMLRGMAIISGAIALLILLFLIWETLPILQNIGLTRFFNDPSWHPASEEFNLMPMLCGSLFVTAGSVLVATPLGILSAVFCHYYAPPALATIYRRLIELLAGIPSVVYGFWGLVVLVPIIGRMHPPGPSLLAGILILTLMILPTIALVADATFANVPADYLRGAAALGLGRWAMVRGVVFPAAKSGLLTGIILETGRAIGETMAVLMVCGNVVQVPKGVFEPVRTLTANIALEMAYAVGNHRAALFVSGLILMAMIVVLVVAAEMINQGHLYE, encoded by the coding sequence TTGTCCCAGTCGCGAAATGAAGCCATCCTCGTCTGGATGTTGCGGGGAATGGCGATTATTTCGGGCGCGATCGCTCTTTTAATTCTGCTATTCCTCATCTGGGAAACCTTGCCCATCCTGCAAAATATTGGGCTGACACGTTTCTTCAACGACCCCTCCTGGCATCCCGCTAGCGAAGAATTTAACCTAATGCCGATGTTGTGTGGGTCGCTATTTGTGACGGCGGGATCTGTGCTAGTCGCAACACCTCTGGGTATTCTCTCCGCAGTTTTCTGCCACTATTACGCACCTCCCGCTTTAGCCACAATTTACCGACGCCTGATTGAGCTTTTAGCAGGGATTCCCTCAGTCGTTTATGGCTTTTGGGGTTTAGTCGTACTGGTGCCAATTATTGGGCGGATGCACCCACCGGGACCAAGTTTATTGGCCGGGATTTTAATCCTAACGCTGATGATTTTGCCTACCATTGCTCTCGTCGCCGATGCCACCTTTGCCAACGTACCCGCAGATTATCTGCGGGGTGCGGCGGCGCTGGGATTGGGACGCTGGGCAATGGTGCGTGGTGTGGTTTTTCCAGCAGCAAAATCAGGGCTATTAACGGGGATTATCTTGGAAACGGGACGGGCGATTGGCGAAACAATGGCGGTGTTAATGGTTTGCGGTAACGTCGTGCAGGTACCAAAGGGTGTATTTGAGCCAGTGCGGACGTTGACAGCAAATATTGCTTTAGAGATGGCTTATGCCGTGGGAAATCACCGCGCCGCCTTGTTTGTCAGCGGGTTGATATTGATGGCGATGATTGTGGTTTTAGTCGTTGCTGCCGAAATGATTAATCAAGGGCATCTTTATGAGTGA
- the pstA gene encoding phosphate ABC transporter permease PstA, with protein sequence MSESFEKTNLQKQKVQEKNNFSPFNCLPSSELLPTAILWASVALITASLLWLLSNIFVSGIGQISWEFLTTAPRNAGRDGGIAPILISTALIVGVCMAVSIPLGVGTAILLAEFTSNQSILGRLVRLSLDVLAGVPSIVFGLFGNAFFCKTLGMGFSILSGGLTLACMVLPILIRSTQEGFRGVPDDYRRSAAALGLSRTATLWELLLPAAMPGLVVGLLLGLGRAIAETAALIFTSGYVDRMPESLWDSGRSLSVHIYDLAMNVSGGEPNAYASALVLVSFLLLINAAISWLAERFRQSRIWVA encoded by the coding sequence ATGAGTGAATCCTTTGAGAAGACAAACTTACAAAAACAAAAGGTGCAAGAAAAAAACAATTTTTCGCCTTTTAATTGTTTGCCTTCTTCTGAATTGCTTCCGACTGCAATCCTCTGGGCATCTGTCGCTTTAATAACAGCTTCGCTGTTGTGGCTATTGAGCAATATTTTTGTTTCTGGTATCGGTCAAATTAGCTGGGAATTTTTGACAACTGCACCGCGTAATGCTGGGCGAGATGGAGGAATCGCACCCATTTTAATCTCTACCGCGCTAATCGTAGGAGTGTGCATGGCGGTTTCGATTCCGTTGGGAGTAGGGACTGCGATATTGCTGGCTGAATTTACCTCAAACCAGAGTATTTTAGGGCGGTTAGTGCGACTGAGTTTGGATGTTTTAGCAGGCGTCCCTTCAATTGTTTTTGGTCTTTTTGGGAACGCTTTCTTCTGTAAAACATTGGGAATGGGCTTCTCTATTCTTTCCGGTGGGTTGACGCTGGCGTGTATGGTGCTGCCGATTTTGATTCGCTCAACCCAGGAAGGTTTTCGAGGCGTACCGGATGACTACCGACGTTCGGCGGCGGCGCTGGGACTCTCTCGTACAGCCACATTATGGGAGTTACTGCTACCAGCGGCAATGCCTGGATTAGTCGTGGGGTTGCTGTTGGGTTTAGGGAGAGCGATCGCTGAAACGGCTGCTTTAATCTTTACCAGTGGTTACGTCGATCGGATGCCAGAGTCCTTGTGGGATTCCGGGCGATCGCTCTCGGTTCACATTTACGATCTCGCTATGAACGTCTCTGGCGGCGAACCAAATGCCTACGCCTCTGCTCTCGTATTAGTCAGCTTTCTATTACTCATTAATGCTGCAATCTCTTGGCTCGCAGAACGGTTTCGGCAATCCCGAATTTGGGTAGCGTAA
- a CDS encoding phosphate ABC transporter ATP-binding protein has translation MKHTTSEIRIQEKTSASLPSNAPEIKTENLSLSYANKPAFKDVTLSIKSGEITALIGPSGCGKTSFLTCLNRLTDLTNNCRLTGRILLGERDVQEIDVISLRRRVGMLFQKPNPFPLSIIRNLEFPLREHGVRNREKIDEIVEDALRDVGLWDEVKDRLKSPTLSLSGGQQQRLCLARALALKPDVLLMDEPCSALDPLSSEVVEDLIVNLRGKYTVLVVTHNLAQAKRIADDVALFWVQDGAGELIESGSVAQMFESPQHPLTAAYVTGRRG, from the coding sequence ATGAAACACACGACAAGCGAAATTAGAATTCAAGAGAAAACTTCAGCCTCACTTCCCAGTAATGCCCCAGAAATCAAAACCGAGAATTTAAGCCTTTCTTACGCGAATAAACCCGCATTTAAAGATGTCACTCTCTCTATTAAATCGGGTGAAATTACAGCCCTAATTGGCCCTTCCGGTTGTGGCAAAACAAGCTTTCTCACTTGTCTAAACCGCCTTACCGATTTAACCAACAACTGTCGGTTAACAGGGCGGATTCTGCTGGGGGAGCGAGATGTGCAAGAAATCGATGTGATTTCATTGCGCCGCCGGGTAGGAATGCTATTTCAAAAACCCAATCCCTTCCCACTTTCCATTATCAGAAATCTTGAATTTCCGCTTAGAGAACATGGAGTGAGGAATCGAGAAAAAATCGATGAAATTGTCGAAGATGCCTTGCGCGATGTCGGCTTGTGGGATGAGGTGAAGGACAGGCTGAAATCTCCTACCCTTTCCCTTTCTGGCGGACAACAACAACGGCTATGTCTCGCCAGAGCGCTCGCCCTCAAACCCGATGTTCTCCTGATGGATGAGCCTTGCAGCGCCCTCGATCCCCTTTCTAGTGAAGTCGTAGAGGATTTAATCGTCAATCTGCGCGGCAAATATACAGTCCTCGTCGTCACTCACAATCTGGCACAGGCAAAACGGATTGCGGATGACGTGGCGCTGTTTTGGGTTCAGGATGGCGCTGGAGAATTGATCGAATCTGGTTCGGTTGCCCAGATGTTTGAATCGCCCCAGCACCCTCTAACGGCTGCCTACGTCACTGGCAGAAGGGGTTAG
- a CDS encoding GNAT family N-acetyltransferase, with amino-acid sequence MTTELILRPAEPGDASVLFGLIKALAEYEKLSDAVTGNTDALKEHLFGSKPYVEAILAEYAGQAVGFALFFHNYSTFLTKPGIYLEDLFVLPEYRRQGIGKALLTHLAQLAVSRGCGRLEWSVLDWNEPAIAFYERMGADVLPDWRICRVTGDSLVSMAALTPSASDVGSR; translated from the coding sequence ATGACTACTGAATTGATTTTACGTCCAGCAGAGCCTGGAGATGCGTCGGTGCTATTTGGGCTAATTAAAGCACTCGCAGAGTATGAGAAACTCTCTGACGCTGTCACAGGCAATACGGACGCCCTGAAAGAGCATCTGTTCGGTTCTAAGCCTTATGTAGAGGCAATTCTAGCAGAATATGCGGGGCAAGCCGTGGGGTTTGCCCTGTTTTTTCATAACTATTCCACCTTTCTCACTAAGCCGGGAATCTATCTGGAAGACTTGTTTGTACTCCCGGAATATCGGCGTCAGGGGATCGGGAAGGCGCTTCTCACCCACCTCGCTCAGTTGGCTGTATCTCGCGGCTGTGGGAGATTGGAGTGGAGCGTTTTAGATTGGAACGAACCGGCGATCGCATTTTACGAACGCATGGGTGCTGACGTTTTGCCCGACTGGCGGATTTGCCGCGTTACGGGCGATTCTCTCGTGAGTATGGCTGCACTAACCCCTTCTGCCAGTGACGTAGGCAGCCGTTAG